One genomic segment of Caldimonas brevitalea includes these proteins:
- a CDS encoding M14 family zinc carboxypeptidase produces MKVTHTHLGAALAAIALGTATLPALAAPDSPQALRELRQQEKQRVDIYKAFFPDVATGRKAAITFEANVLEAAYNRGYLVLELNDAEIAKLQRFGFRIEHAPEYIAKRDDFLNAIQSANAARQRANPSATDIGIQAIPGYACYETVEETFAAAQGFTTSHPQLASWIDIGDSWEKTRGVGGHDLRVLKLTNNAVGGTNKPKLFINSAIHAREYTTAPLVLDFARWLVNGHGNNADATWILDHHEVHMLLHTNPDGRKKAETGLSWRKNTNTAYCGNSNNRGADLNRNFGFNWNSTGGEGSSGNQCDLTYRGPSRASEPEVQAVENYIRRLWPDRRGPNRTDAAPTDTSGIHLDIHSYSELVLWPWGDVSTPAPNGTALQTLGRRFAYYNNYSPMPSIGLYPTDGTSDGPSYGELGVAAFTFELGTSFFQSCGDYTNTIKPDNLPALIYAAKVVRTPYLTPAGPDVTSLSLSHDASGAGVPAGTRVTLTASVTDTRFNNSNGAEPVQNISGAEAYVDVPPWQTGAQPIALNAGDGAYNATTEGVTGTLDTSSLATGKHIVYVRGRDASGQWGPVTAAFLKVGTTGTPTLNASFTHSCTALACSFDAGGSTGDITSYAWNFGDASSGSGVTARHSYAAGGSYNVSLTVSDGQTSSSTTRTVSVTAAPSITLSLSATPRSSSSSWVNLAWSGASGTWVDVYRDGRLLGYTRNDGAYREARASGTWRYRVCQRGSTSACSPEASISF; encoded by the coding sequence ATGAAGGTCACTCATACGCACCTCGGCGCGGCACTGGCTGCCATCGCCCTCGGCACCGCCACCCTGCCGGCCCTGGCCGCCCCCGACTCACCACAGGCCTTGCGCGAACTGCGACAGCAGGAGAAGCAACGGGTCGACATCTACAAAGCTTTTTTCCCGGACGTCGCAACCGGTCGCAAGGCCGCCATCACCTTCGAAGCCAACGTGCTCGAAGCAGCCTACAACCGAGGCTACCTCGTCCTCGAGTTGAACGACGCCGAGATCGCCAAACTGCAACGCTTCGGCTTTCGCATCGAGCATGCGCCCGAGTACATCGCCAAGCGCGATGACTTCCTGAACGCTATCCAGTCGGCCAATGCAGCACGCCAGCGCGCCAACCCGAGCGCCACCGACATCGGCATCCAGGCCATCCCGGGCTATGCCTGCTATGAGACCGTCGAAGAGACCTTCGCCGCCGCGCAAGGCTTCACGACCAGCCACCCCCAGCTCGCCAGCTGGATCGACATCGGCGACTCGTGGGAGAAGACGCGCGGCGTCGGCGGCCACGATTTGCGAGTGCTCAAGCTGACCAACAACGCGGTGGGCGGCACGAACAAGCCCAAGCTCTTCATCAACAGCGCCATCCATGCGCGCGAATACACCACGGCGCCCCTGGTGCTCGATTTCGCCCGTTGGCTGGTGAACGGCCATGGCAACAACGCCGACGCCACCTGGATCCTCGACCACCACGAGGTGCACATGCTCCTGCACACCAACCCCGACGGCCGCAAGAAGGCCGAAACCGGGTTGTCGTGGCGCAAGAACACCAACACCGCCTATTGCGGCAACAGCAACAACCGCGGCGCCGACCTGAACCGCAACTTCGGCTTCAACTGGAACTCGACCGGCGGCGAAGGCTCGAGCGGCAACCAGTGCGACCTCACCTATCGCGGCCCGTCGCGGGCCTCGGAACCGGAGGTCCAGGCGGTCGAGAACTACATCCGGCGCCTCTGGCCGGACCGCCGCGGACCCAACCGCACCGACGCAGCACCGACCGACACGAGCGGCATCCACCTCGACATCCACAGCTACAGCGAGCTGGTGTTGTGGCCGTGGGGTGACGTCTCAACGCCGGCGCCCAATGGCACCGCGCTGCAGACGCTCGGCCGGCGCTTCGCGTACTACAACAACTATTCGCCGATGCCGTCGATCGGCCTGTACCCGACCGATGGCACCAGCGACGGGCCGAGCTATGGCGAGCTGGGCGTCGCGGCCTTCACCTTCGAGCTCGGCACCAGCTTCTTCCAGAGCTGCGGCGACTACACCAACACCATCAAGCCCGACAACCTGCCGGCGCTGATCTATGCCGCCAAGGTCGTGCGCACGCCCTATCTGACCCCCGCCGGCCCGGACGTGACCAGCCTGAGCTTGAGCCATGACGCGAGCGGCGCCGGTGTGCCTGCCGGCACGCGCGTCACGCTGACCGCCTCGGTGACCGACACGCGCTTCAACAACAGCAATGGTGCCGAGCCGGTGCAGAACATCAGCGGGGCCGAAGCCTATGTCGACGTGCCGCCGTGGCAGACCGGTGCCCAGCCGATCGCCTTGAACGCCGGGGACGGCGCCTACAACGCCACCACCGAAGGCGTGACCGGCACCCTCGACACGTCCAGCCTGGCGACCGGCAAGCACATCGTGTATGTGCGCGGGCGCGACGCGTCCGGGCAGTGGGGCCCGGTCACGGCCGCCTTCCTCAAGGTGGGCACCACCGGCACGCCGACGCTGAACGCCTCGTTCACCCACAGCTGCACCGCCTTGGCCTGCTCGTTCGACGCCGGCGGGTCCACCGGGGACATCACGTCCTATGCGTGGAACTTCGGCGACGCGAGCAGCGGCTCGGGCGTCACGGCGCGCCACAGCTATGCGGCGGGCGGCAGCTACAACGTGTCGCTCACGGTGTCCGACGGGCAGACCAGCAGCAGCACCACCCGCACGGTGTCGGTGACGGCTGCGCCGTCGATCACCTTGTCGCTCAGCGCCACGCCGCGGAGCTCGAGCAGTTCCTGGGTGAACCTCGCCTGGTCGGGTGCGAGCGGCACCTGGGTCGACGTCTACCGCGACGGCCGGCTGCTCGGCTATACGCGCAACGACGGCGCTTATCGGGAGGCACGTGCCTCCGGCACCTGGCGCTACCGCGTCTGCCAGCGCGGGTCGACCTCGGCCTGCTCGCCCGAAGCCAGCATCTCGTTCTGA
- a CDS encoding response regulator has translation METEHFDFAELFTLCVRQAVPLAASKQQSFGFDYRGPRVMLQGDATAMKRGIYRLLCGAVDLLETGFVVFTGSGRPHGHGTCEVTVTAAGTGLLEPDACIGEVLERLQLTEVRVDAGSRAAGARSARGVCPVTQAAVSFASLPAEGVLFSLAAVLPGVVDTSPLPDAGGARAWAVNPNAVAAEALLRRLERLGWTTEAFGSCVEVEQRLRSLQDKPGLPSLLVVMETPDVTRDALRSVAALLPPSTTLVLAVIVGSPSLLNLTPVEGFQVRALPLGPTDLYDLTRRLDGLSPAPPRLPGNVPEVQRPRALIVDDNEVNRIVAAGMLEVLGCQAVTAHDGAEAIEQCRHSPPDVVLMDLDMPRIDGVQCTAALRALQRRGEVPPFSIIAVTADATPAARVRSITAGTDAYLSKPLDLQVLGSELRRRLLPLRSVRGPDLQMAPDSEAAVLQSLFPGGGEMAGRMRAVDWARSELGPVSTWPSGLRAALGLCLTSQFPMQVWWGPRLTLFYNDAYIPLLGPQKHPAALARPGREAWPEVWDTLGPMIEQVMRSGEANWAEDLLMFFDRRVAHEEVYVTFSFSPVFGDGRQVDGIFGVCTETTEKLVGNRRLETLRRLGLRSGEPPTVEQACRQAAAMLSENPHDIPFAAIYLADADARQADLVASAGLPDGHPLPVQPRLTEDETDGWPLAAALRLQRVQLLQDLPARGVKLTGRPWPEPCTQALVMPIAGTAPARPAGLLVVGVGPRRPLDAAYRAFFDLVAGQIASALGEATVYAAERRRAEALAELDRAKTAFYSSVSHEFRTPLTLMLAPLEDALAMLPSSDQQALAPLLETAHANATRLLRLVNALLDLSRLEAHRVQGRFEPTDLRQLSQDLAEVFRPAIERARLRLVLHCEALPQLVYLDPALWEKVVFNLLSNAVKFTFEGEIEVSVRDDGGQAVFAVRDTGIGVPEAELPHLFERFHRVEGAPSRTDEGSGIGLAVVQALVQLHGGEIHVSSTPGGGTTFTIALRYGSAHLPPERVLSRPETAATRALASAYLEEALRWTRRGEVQGAPSGPPAVAEHDETRDARILVVDDNVDIRDYLVRLLSRRWQVEAAGDGEQALAILRRRSFDLVLSDVRMPRLDGLGLLRAMRADPSLQAIPVIMISGRAGEESRLEGLEGGADDYLIKPFSAREVVARVAAQIKLARRQALVESNRAKDEFIAMLSHELRNPLSPIMTAVQLLWRRDGPSDELALIQRQAERMARLIDDLLDVSRIAHGKVELNTEVVELAVIVQKGVETVQPRLQQQRQHLEVEVPSEGLKVRGDVGRLAQVVANLLGNAAKFSQPGSRICISAAAVEGRVRLRVQDEGMGIAPELLGSLFERFVQLPQALDRRKSGLGLGLAIVRGLVELHGGTVRVHSKGEREGAEFIVELPLADSAVPELPLASPRTPAGELHGRAELPRVLVVDDNEDYAETLARLFRLLGCEVETAYDGPSALEVAHRFRPLVCLLDIGLPRMDGYEVARRLRQSEGNAGHMRIVAVTGYGQESDRLRSASAGFDAHLVKPVNVDMLASAVLH, from the coding sequence ATGGAGACAGAACATTTCGATTTTGCAGAGCTGTTCACGCTCTGCGTGCGGCAGGCCGTTCCACTCGCAGCCTCCAAGCAGCAGTCGTTCGGCTTCGACTACCGGGGGCCCCGGGTGATGCTCCAGGGAGATGCCACGGCGATGAAGCGGGGCATCTACCGTTTGCTCTGTGGGGCCGTCGACCTGCTCGAGACCGGCTTCGTCGTGTTCACCGGCTCGGGCCGTCCGCATGGCCACGGCACGTGTGAAGTGACCGTGACGGCAGCGGGCACCGGACTGTTGGAGCCCGACGCCTGCATCGGCGAAGTGCTGGAGCGGTTGCAGCTGACGGAAGTGCGTGTAGATGCAGGCAGTCGCGCCGCCGGCGCTCGCAGCGCACGCGGCGTTTGCCCCGTGACCCAGGCGGCCGTGTCGTTTGCCAGCCTGCCGGCCGAAGGCGTGCTGTTCAGCCTGGCCGCGGTGTTGCCCGGCGTGGTCGACACCAGCCCCTTGCCCGACGCCGGCGGCGCACGTGCCTGGGCTGTCAACCCCAACGCTGTGGCAGCCGAGGCGCTGCTGCGCCGCCTCGAGCGGCTGGGCTGGACGACCGAAGCGTTCGGGTCGTGCGTCGAGGTCGAGCAGCGCTTGCGGTCCCTGCAGGACAAGCCGGGCCTGCCGTCGCTGCTGGTGGTGATGGAAACGCCCGACGTGACCCGCGACGCGCTGCGCTCCGTGGCGGCGCTGCTGCCCCCGTCGACGACGCTGGTGCTGGCCGTGATCGTCGGTTCCCCGTCGCTGCTGAACCTTACGCCCGTCGAGGGTTTCCAGGTGCGCGCGCTGCCGCTCGGACCGACCGATCTGTACGACCTGACACGTCGGCTCGACGGCCTGTCGCCGGCGCCGCCGCGGTTGCCGGGCAACGTGCCCGAGGTGCAGCGGCCGCGCGCCCTCATCGTCGACGACAACGAAGTCAACCGCATCGTCGCCGCCGGGATGCTCGAAGTGCTGGGCTGCCAGGCCGTGACGGCGCACGACGGTGCGGAGGCGATCGAGCAATGCCGCCACTCGCCGCCCGACGTCGTGTTGATGGATCTGGACATGCCGCGGATCGACGGCGTGCAGTGCACGGCTGCGCTGCGCGCCTTGCAAAGGCGCGGCGAGGTCCCGCCGTTTTCCATCATTGCCGTGACCGCCGACGCGACCCCGGCGGCGCGGGTGCGCTCGATCACGGCGGGCACCGACGCCTACCTCTCCAAGCCGCTCGACCTGCAGGTGCTGGGATCGGAGTTGCGGCGGCGGCTGTTGCCGCTGCGCAGCGTGAGAGGGCCGGACTTGCAGATGGCGCCCGACAGCGAAGCGGCGGTGCTGCAATCGCTGTTTCCCGGTGGCGGCGAAATGGCAGGGCGCATGCGGGCGGTCGATTGGGCGCGTAGCGAACTCGGTCCGGTGTCGACCTGGCCGTCGGGCCTGCGGGCGGCGCTGGGCCTCTGCCTGACCTCGCAGTTTCCGATGCAGGTGTGGTGGGGGCCGAGGTTGACCCTGTTCTACAACGACGCCTACATCCCTTTGCTCGGGCCGCAGAAACACCCGGCCGCCCTCGCGCGGCCGGGGCGCGAAGCCTGGCCGGAGGTGTGGGATACGTTGGGGCCGATGATCGAACAGGTGATGCGCAGCGGTGAGGCCAACTGGGCGGAAGACCTGCTGATGTTCTTCGACCGCCGAGTCGCTCACGAAGAGGTCTACGTCACCTTCTCGTTCAGCCCGGTGTTCGGCGACGGGCGGCAGGTCGACGGCATCTTCGGCGTGTGCACCGAAACCACCGAGAAGCTGGTGGGCAACCGGCGGCTGGAGACGCTGCGCCGGCTGGGTCTGCGTTCGGGTGAGCCGCCGACGGTGGAGCAGGCCTGCCGGCAAGCGGCCGCCATGTTGTCGGAGAACCCGCACGACATTCCCTTTGCTGCCATCTACCTGGCCGACGCCGACGCGCGCCAGGCCGACCTGGTCGCCAGCGCGGGTCTGCCCGACGGCCATCCCTTGCCGGTCCAGCCCCGCTTGACCGAAGACGAGACCGACGGCTGGCCGTTGGCGGCGGCGCTGCGCCTTCAGCGTGTGCAGTTGCTGCAAGACTTGCCGGCACGGGGCGTGAAACTGACCGGAAGGCCCTGGCCGGAACCCTGCACCCAGGCGCTGGTGATGCCCATCGCCGGCACCGCACCCGCCAGGCCGGCCGGCCTGCTGGTGGTCGGCGTCGGACCGCGGCGCCCGCTGGACGCTGCGTACCGGGCCTTCTTCGACTTGGTGGCCGGACAGATTGCCAGCGCGCTGGGCGAGGCCACGGTTTATGCGGCTGAGCGCCGGCGTGCCGAAGCCCTGGCCGAACTCGACCGCGCCAAGACCGCCTTCTACAGCAGCGTCAGCCACGAATTCCGGACGCCCTTGACCTTGATGCTCGCACCGCTGGAGGACGCCCTCGCGATGCTGCCGTCCTCAGACCAGCAGGCGCTGGCGCCGCTGCTGGAGACCGCCCATGCGAACGCAACACGTTTGCTGCGTCTGGTCAACGCACTGCTCGACCTGTCCCGGCTCGAGGCCCACCGGGTGCAGGGGCGTTTCGAGCCGACCGATTTGCGGCAGTTGAGTCAGGACCTGGCCGAAGTGTTCAGGCCTGCCATCGAACGCGCCCGGCTGCGTCTGGTGCTGCATTGCGAGGCCTTGCCGCAGCTGGTGTACCTCGACCCGGCGTTGTGGGAGAAGGTGGTGTTCAACCTGCTGTCCAACGCGGTCAAGTTCACCTTCGAGGGTGAGATCGAGGTGAGCGTGCGTGACGACGGCGGGCAGGCGGTGTTTGCCGTGCGCGACACCGGCATCGGTGTGCCGGAAGCCGAACTGCCGCACTTGTTCGAGCGCTTTCACCGTGTGGAGGGCGCGCCGTCCCGCACCGACGAAGGCTCGGGCATCGGCCTCGCGGTGGTGCAGGCGCTGGTGCAGCTGCACGGCGGCGAGATCCATGTCTCGAGCACACCCGGCGGCGGCACCACTTTCACCATCGCCTTGCGCTATGGCAGCGCGCACCTGCCGCCCGAGCGCGTGCTGTCACGGCCCGAAACCGCCGCCACGCGGGCTCTGGCGTCGGCCTATCTGGAAGAGGCGCTGCGCTGGACACGGCGAGGCGAAGTGCAGGGTGCTCCGTCGGGCCCGCCCGCGGTGGCCGAGCACGACGAGACACGTGACGCCCGCATCCTGGTGGTCGATGACAACGTGGACATTCGCGACTACCTGGTGAGGCTGCTGTCGCGCCGCTGGCAGGTGGAGGCCGCGGGCGACGGCGAACAAGCACTGGCGATCTTGCGGCGACGATCCTTCGACCTGGTGCTCAGCGACGTGCGCATGCCTCGACTCGATGGCTTGGGGCTGCTGCGGGCCATGCGCGCCGACCCGAGCCTGCAGGCGATCCCCGTGATCATGATCTCGGGGCGCGCCGGTGAGGAGTCCCGGCTCGAAGGCCTGGAGGGCGGGGCGGACGACTACCTGATCAAGCCGTTCTCGGCGCGCGAAGTGGTGGCCCGGGTGGCGGCGCAGATCAAGCTGGCACGTCGCCAGGCATTGGTCGAATCGAATCGCGCCAAGGACGAGTTCATCGCGATGCTGAGCCACGAGTTGCGCAACCCGCTGTCACCCATCATGACGGCGGTGCAACTGCTGTGGCGACGCGACGGGCCGTCCGACGAGCTGGCGCTGATCCAGCGGCAGGCGGAGCGGATGGCAAGGCTGATCGACGACCTGCTCGACGTGTCCCGCATCGCGCACGGCAAGGTCGAGCTGAACACCGAAGTGGTGGAGCTCGCGGTGATCGTGCAGAAAGGTGTCGAGACCGTGCAGCCGCGATTGCAACAGCAGCGGCAGCACCTGGAGGTGGAGGTGCCGTCCGAGGGCCTCAAGGTGCGGGGGGACGTGGGTCGGCTGGCCCAGGTGGTGGCGAACCTGTTGGGCAATGCCGCGAAGTTCAGCCAGCCCGGCTCGCGCATCTGCATTTCCGCCGCTGCGGTGGAGGGGCGGGTGCGATTGCGGGTGCAGGACGAGGGCATGGGCATCGCCCCCGAACTGCTCGGGTCCCTCTTCGAGAGGTTCGTGCAGCTGCCGCAAGCGCTGGACCGGCGCAAAAGCGGGCTCGGCCTGGGCCTGGCCATCGTCCGTGGCCTGGTGGAACTGCACGGCGGCACGGTGCGGGTCCACAGCAAGGGCGAGCGTGAAGGCGCCGAATTCATCGTCGAATTGCCGCTGGCCGACAGTGCCGTGCCGGAGCTGCCGCTCGCCTCCCCCCGAACGCCGGCCGGCGAGCTGCACGGGCGGGCCGAACTGCCCCGGGTGCTGGTGGTGGACGACAACGAGGACTATGCCGAAACCCTGGCGCGATTGTTCCGCTTGCTCGGCTGCGAAGTCGAGACGGCCTATGACGGACCGTCCGCCCTGGAGGTGGCGCACCGATTCCGTCCGCTGGTGTGTCTGCTCGACATCGGGTTGCCGCGCATGGACGGCTACGAGGTGGCGCGACGGCTGCGGCAGTCAGAAGGAAACGCAGGCCACATGAGGATCGTCGCGGTGACCGGCTACGGGCAGGAGAGCGACCGCCTGCGCTCGGCGTCGGCGGGTTTCGACGCGCATCTGGTCAAACCCGTGAATGTGGACATGCTGGCGAGCGCCGTGCTGCATTAG
- a CDS encoding sensor histidine kinase: MRSPPLKPTDAAHTAAMPAHRWSHSILWRQFKWLTLAGTAVALMLAVLQLLYHARAERAHLGRQIEQSLDAAQAPAQQAAYDLNPDLAQVVAAGLAASGPYAEVEIRDDEGRLLAAVLRSAERPRWPVLLGHLLGPVEHHQRVLMHPLTGRAVGELHAHLNMRQLETDLFARLQAGLLLSLLLLVLLAAAVAALFYFTSTRPLLRAAQTLSGADLTTGLEPPVGHEHTEIGALFAQFGRYVERLRAAEAQAQFAGKELADHEARMSALIESLLEGIVGVDAEGRVLSVNPAAATLLKREAEDLIGRPVAEVLPQLESGEPLGAPVYGPPQAAPGASRHGTVRLGLSNGSQRVVELSERQLIFRGQPMRVLLLRDVSAWLELEQARRERAAAEAADQAKTAFLSRMSHELRTPLNAILGFSQLLMLDPGGHLSEAQHKHAGLIHDAGQHLLALIRDLLDRSLIESGKLQLDLRPVDVSTIVAECLPLVESMAAQQQVQLHSMPSDDTAGRLRVRADATRLRQVLVNVLSNAIKYNRPGGKVDISAERQDETHVALSVHDTGIGVPPERLTQLFEPYNRLGQEEGQIEGVGLGLALSRQLIEMMGGELTLTSTEGVGTVVRIALQAEPAPTLP; encoded by the coding sequence ATGCGCTCGCCGCCCCTCAAGCCGACAGACGCCGCGCACACCGCCGCCATGCCGGCCCACCGGTGGAGCCATTCCATTCTGTGGCGGCAGTTCAAGTGGTTGACCTTGGCCGGCACCGCGGTCGCCCTGATGCTGGCGGTGCTGCAACTGCTCTACCACGCTCGTGCCGAGCGAGCGCACCTGGGGCGGCAGATCGAACAGTCGCTGGACGCCGCCCAGGCCCCGGCGCAGCAGGCCGCCTACGACCTCAACCCCGATCTGGCCCAGGTGGTGGCCGCCGGACTGGCCGCCTCCGGGCCTTATGCCGAGGTCGAAATCCGCGACGACGAAGGCCGTTTGCTCGCCGCGGTCCTGCGGTCCGCAGAACGTCCGCGCTGGCCCGTCCTGTTGGGCCATCTGCTCGGTCCTGTCGAACATCACCAGCGTGTCTTGATGCACCCGTTGACAGGCCGGGCGGTAGGCGAACTGCATGCGCACTTGAACATGCGACAGCTCGAGACCGATTTGTTCGCGCGGTTGCAGGCCGGCTTGTTGTTGTCGTTGCTGCTGCTGGTGCTACTGGCCGCTGCCGTGGCGGCCCTGTTCTACTTCACCAGCACCCGCCCCCTGTTGCGGGCGGCCCAGACCCTGTCCGGTGCCGACCTCACGACCGGGTTGGAACCCCCGGTCGGTCATGAGCACACCGAGATTGGCGCGCTGTTCGCGCAGTTTGGCCGTTATGTGGAGCGGCTGCGCGCCGCTGAAGCGCAGGCTCAGTTTGCCGGCAAGGAACTGGCCGATCACGAGGCCCGCATGTCGGCCCTGATCGAATCGCTGCTCGAAGGTATCGTCGGTGTGGACGCCGAGGGCCGGGTGCTCAGCGTCAACCCGGCCGCAGCCACACTGCTCAAACGAGAGGCGGAGGATCTGATCGGGCGGCCGGTGGCGGAAGTGCTGCCGCAGCTGGAATCCGGCGAGCCCCTCGGGGCGCCGGTCTATGGCCCGCCCCAGGCGGCGCCGGGCGCGTCACGTCACGGCACCGTGCGGCTCGGGCTTTCGAACGGCAGCCAGCGGGTCGTCGAGCTGTCGGAAAGGCAACTCATCTTCCGTGGCCAGCCGATGCGGGTGCTGTTGCTGCGCGATGTCTCCGCCTGGCTCGAACTCGAACAGGCGCGCCGGGAACGCGCAGCGGCCGAGGCGGCGGACCAGGCCAAGACCGCTTTCCTGTCCCGCATGAGCCATGAGCTGCGCACGCCGCTCAACGCCATCCTCGGTTTCTCTCAGCTGTTGATGCTCGATCCGGGCGGTCACCTGAGCGAAGCACAGCACAAGCATGCAGGACTGATCCACGATGCCGGCCAGCACCTGCTGGCCCTGATCCGCGACCTGCTCGACCGCAGCCTGATCGAAAGCGGCAAACTGCAGCTTGACCTGCGTCCGGTGGATGTGTCGACCATCGTCGCCGAGTGCCTGCCCTTGGTGGAGTCGATGGCGGCCCAGCAGCAGGTGCAGTTGCACAGCATGCCGTCGGACGACACGGCGGGCCGGCTCAGGGTGCGGGCCGACGCGACGCGGCTGCGCCAGGTGCTGGTGAACGTGCTGAGCAATGCCATCAAGTACAACCGGCCGGGCGGCAAGGTCGACATCTCGGCCGAACGACAGGACGAGACGCATGTGGCCCTGTCGGTGCACGACACCGGCATCGGCGTACCGCCGGAGCGTCTCACACAGTTGTTCGAGCCCTACAACCGGCTCGGACAGGAAGAGGGGCAGATCGAGGGCGTCGGCCTGGGGCTCGCCTTGTCGCGGCAGCTCATCGAGATGATGGGCGGCGAGTTGACGCTGACCAGCACCGAAGGCGTGGGCACGGTCGTGCGCATCGCTCTGCAGGCAGAGCCGGCGCCGACACTCCCTTGA
- a CDS encoding substrate-binding periplasmic protein: MVRLCFVLATSLALSVGFHRSAADNQPLRIATGELPPYATQSRDDQGIALSIVRRAFELSGYSVRYTFLPWSRALRETRQGKWDGTAYWGRAPEREAGFLLSDTVIEEEWVFLHRRDVDFDWHTLDDLKPWRIAMIQDYSYNAGLKAMVAAGELHIDPTPDDLAALRKLIRRRVDVVPIERYVACDLISRYLNAADAAVLKAHRRPMTLQFTTHLLLPTVLPKSETRREAFDNGLKALRASGEYARLRAVVTCPALNKSLQGKDTAR, from the coding sequence ATGGTCCGACTTTGCTTCGTCCTGGCGACGTCGCTGGCCTTGTCGGTGGGGTTTCATCGCAGCGCCGCTGATAACCAGCCACTGCGCATCGCCACTGGGGAGTTGCCGCCCTACGCGACCCAATCGCGCGACGACCAGGGCATTGCGCTGTCCATCGTGCGACGTGCGTTCGAGTTGTCGGGCTACAGCGTTCGCTACACCTTCCTGCCGTGGTCGCGGGCGTTGCGAGAGACACGTCAGGGCAAATGGGACGGCACCGCGTACTGGGGGCGGGCGCCCGAACGGGAAGCAGGTTTTCTGCTCAGCGACACGGTGATCGAGGAGGAGTGGGTGTTCTTGCACCGCCGCGACGTCGACTTCGATTGGCACACGCTCGACGATCTGAAGCCTTGGCGGATTGCGATGATCCAGGACTACTCCTACAACGCGGGGCTCAAGGCGATGGTGGCTGCCGGAGAGCTACACATCGACCCGACACCCGACGACCTGGCCGCCTTGCGCAAACTGATCAGGCGGCGTGTCGACGTGGTGCCCATCGAACGCTATGTGGCGTGCGACTTGATCAGCCGCTATCTCAACGCCGCCGACGCTGCCGTCTTGAAGGCCCATCGCCGACCCATGACGCTGCAGTTCACCACCCATTTGCTGCTGCCCACCGTACTGCCGAAGAGCGAGACGCGGCGCGAGGCGTTCGACAACGGCTTGAAAGCCTTGCGAGCGTCGGGCGAATACGCCCGTCTGCGTGCGGTCGTCACGTGCCCTGCACTCAACAAGTCATTGCAGGGCAAGGACACGGCACGCTGA
- a CDS encoding DUF4148 domain-containing protein, whose amino-acid sequence MQLLLHRVNFLAVAVLVGRSWCIRALNTCHFCNDPLKRRPFFARPFISKVHPIDEHKRITLATQRWARRLTRPTRTYHLIEERSSTMNVQKNLIVAVIATFAAAGAFAQEATPEDDNFHAQYASLKTRAQVKAELLQARADQPLVVHSGEASMSPMTARSAVTRSRDDVKRETISALRSDRAEAPINIGG is encoded by the coding sequence GTGCAACTTCTCCTTCACCGGGTCAATTTTCTTGCCGTCGCCGTCCTGGTCGGCAGGAGTTGGTGCATCCGCGCCCTGAATACTTGCCATTTTTGCAACGATCCATTGAAGCGCCGCCCGTTTTTCGCCCGTCCGTTCATCTCTAAAGTTCATCCCATCGATGAGCACAAACGAATCACGCTTGCGACTCAGCGATGGGCCAGACGGCTTACCCGCCCGACCCGGACCTATCACCTGATTGAAGAACGGAGTAGCACCATGAACGTCCAGAAGAACTTGATCGTCGCCGTGATCGCCACCTTTGCCGCCGCCGGCGCTTTCGCGCAGGAAGCCACGCCCGAAGACGACAACTTCCACGCCCAGTACGCCTCGCTGAAGACCCGCGCTCAAGTGAAGGCCGAACTGCTGCAAGCCCGCGCCGACCAACCCCTGGTGGTCCACAGCGGTGAAGCCAGCATGTCCCCGATGACCGCTCGCAGCGCCGTCACCCGCAGCCGCGATGACGTGAAGCGCGAAACCATCAGCGCGCTGCGCAGCGATCGCGCCGAAGCCCCGATCAACATCGGCGGCTGA